ATGAAGTTGATTAACCTCTTAATTTGCCGTTTTGGCCAAGGTTTTCTGCTTTAATTTCTTGAATAATAATATGAATGTGTTCTGTTGGAGCGCCAGTGTGTTTAGAGACCACTTCTGTCACTTCTTTGACAAGGGCTTCTTTTTGTTCACGGCTTCTTCCTTCGATCATTTCAACATGAATAAATGGCATGGTTGTGCCTCCCTTCGCTTTGAACTAATTAATATAGTTGCTCTTTGGCTCTATTTTACTCCTAAACGGGAGAGAATACTAGGTGTGGTGCTGGAAAGGACTCACACCCTGTGTAGTCGGGTTCGAATCACACCCTGTGTAGTTGAACTCGGGCTCACAGGACTGACGTCCACTTCCTGATATGTCCGCACGACTCGTTCCGAGTCCCTTGCGGCATATCAGTCCAGTGTTTCAGTCCTGAGCGTTCGCCCTCATATCCT
This Granulicatella adiacens ATCC 49175 DNA region includes the following protein-coding sequences:
- a CDS encoding 2-hydroxymuconate tautomerase produces the protein MPFIHVEMIEGRSREQKEALVKEVTEVVSKHTGAPTEHIHIIIQEIKAENLGQNGKLRG